The DNA window GCGACGAGGTACATTGCCTCGATGTCATGGGCAAAACGCTGGCGAACGCCGGGCCGGACGATCTTGACGGCGACCTTCTTTCGGCCTTCGGGTGTTTCGACTTCGGCCGGATGCACCTGCGCGATCGAGGCGGCGGCGATCGGCTCGCCGAAGCTGGCATAGAGTTCGCCGATCGGCCGGCCGAGCGATCCCTCGATGTTCGCCTTTGCGGCGGCAGAGGAAAAGAAGGCCATCCGGTCCTGCAACTGGGACAGGTCGTTGGCGAATTCGACGCCGACGACGTCAGGCCGCGTCGCCAGGAATTGCCCGATCTTGACATAGGAAGGGCCGAGCCGCTCGACGGCCTGCGCCAGACGGTCGCTGCGCTTCTGATGCCGCGCCCTGCTGCGCTCGAAAATCGTGACGAAGGATTTGGCAAGCGCGACCGAAGGCGGCAGGCCTTCGGACGGCAGAGCCGACACGACGCCCTCGCGCACGAGCACCCAGCCGACGCGCCAAAGGCGGAAATAGGCTCCGAAAGTGCTCATGCTGAAGTGCCCCGCCGAGGGAGGTTCGTCTTTTTTTCCTTCATTCCCTCAGAGCTTCCAGCCGGAATGGAGTGCAGCGATGCCGCCGGTATAATTGGTGTAGGTGACGCGGGAAAACCCGGCTTGGCGGATCATCGCCGCGAAATTCTCCTGGTTCGGGAACTTGCGGATCGATTCCACCAGGTATTGGTAGGGCTCGGCATCGCCGGTGATCGCCTTGCCGAATTGGGGAATGGCGTTGAATGACCAGGCATCATAGACCTTGTCGAGAAGCGGCATATCGACTTCCGAAAACTCCAGGACCAGCAGCCGCCCGCCTCGTTTCAGCACGCGATAGGCTTCGGACAGCGCCTTGTCGATCCTCGGCACGTTGCGGATGCCGAAGGCGATCGTATAGGCGTCGAAGCTGGCGGCCCCGAAAGGCAGCTCCTCGGCATTCGCCTCGATGAAGGTGAGATTGCCGGAAAGCTTCCTCTTTTCCGCCCGTTCGGCGCCGACGCCGAGCATCGAGCCGTTGATGTCGAGTACGGTCGCATGTGCCTGCCTGCCCGAGGCCTCGACGATGCGGAAGGCAATGTCGCCGGTGCCGCCGGCAACGTCGAGCACCTTGTAGCCCGGCTCCTTGCGCGGGTTGAGCGCCGAGATCATCGCATCTTTCCAGACCCGGTGCATGCCCGCCGACATCACGTCGTTCATGATGTCGTAGCGCTTGGCGACCTTGTGGAACACCTGGTTGACCAGACCCTGCTTTTCGCCGTCAGCCACCTCGCGGAAGCCGTAGGAGGTCTCCATGCCGCCATCGGCGGAAGTGCGGCTTTCTGACATCAGGCTGCTCCATTCCTTGAAGATCGGCGCGGCGACCATAGCGAAAGGCCACGCGCGACGTTATCACTGGACCGCGCTCTCCGCGGCACACTGGCGCTATAGCGCACATCGTCCTCGGTTGAAACACGTTCGATATAGATGGGTTAAGATGCCGGAATTGCCAGAAGTCGAAACGGTCAGACGCGGCCTGGCGCCGGCGATGGAGGGGGCTTTCATCGCCGAGCTGGAACTGCGGCGGAGGGATTTGCGCTTCCCCTTTCCCAATGCTCTGGCGGACAGGGTTTCCGGCCGCACCATCGTCGGCCTTGGCCGCCGCGCCAAATATCTGCTGGTCGATCTCGACGACGGCAACACGCTGATTTCTCATCTCGGCATGTCCGGTTCCTTTCGCATCGAGGAGGGCGCCGCCTCCGCAATGCCGGGCGAATTCCACCACGCCCGCTCGAAGGACGAGAAACACGATCACGTCGTCTTTCATCTGCAGGGGCCGAACGGCGCGCGCCGCGTCATCTACAACGACCCGCGTCGCTTCGGCTTCATGGATATGGTCGGACGCGCCGATCTCGCCGCCCATCCATTCTTCCGCGATCTCGGTCCGGAGCCGACGGGAAACGAACTCGGCGCAGCTTATCTGGCCGAACGCTTCCGGGATAAGGCGCAGCCGCTGAAGAGCGCGCTGCTTGACCAGAAGAATATTGCCGGTCTCGGCAATATATATGTATGCGAGGCGCTGTGGCGCGCGCATTTGTCGCCGCTGCGTGCTGCCGGCACGCTGGTGACGCGGGGCGGGCGGCCGAAACAGCAGCTCGACCTGCTGGTCGTCTCGATCCGCGACGTCATCGCCGATGCGATCGCCGCCGGTGGATCGTCGCTGCGAGACCATATCCAGGCCGACGGATCGCTCGGCTATTTCCAGCATTCCTTCTCCGTCTATGATCGCGAAGGTGAGGCTTGCGGCACGCCCGGCTGCGGCGGTACGGTCGCCCGTATCGTGCAGGCGGGTCGCTCCACCTTCTATTGCGCCGCCTGCCAGAAGTAACAGTGAGAAACCGGGAGAACAGCATGGCTTACGAGACCTTGATCGTCGAAACACTAGGCAATGTCGGCCTCGTCACGCTGAACCGCCCGCAGGCGCTGAACGCGCTGAACTCTACCGTGCTGAGGGAGCTGAAGCAGGCCTATGCCGCTTTCCATGAGGACGAATCCATCGGCGCGATCGTGCTCACCGGTTCCGAGCGCGCCTTTGCCGCCGGCGCCGATATCAAGGAGATGCAGTCGCTTCAGTTCGCCGATATCTATAAGAGTGATTTCATCAGCGGCTGGGATGACGTCGCCAAGGCGCGCAAGCCGGTGATCGCCGCCGTCAGCGGTTTTGCCCTCGGCGGTGGCTGCGAACTCGCCATGATGTGCGACTTCATCATTGCCTCGGAGACCGCGAAGTTCGGCCAGCCCGAGATCACCCTTGGCGTCATTCCCGGCATGGGCGGCTCGCAGCGGCTGACGCGCGCCGTCGGCAAGGCGAAGGCTATGGATCTGATCCTGACCGGCCGCATGATGGACGCGACCGAGGCGGAACGATCGGGACTCGTTTCGCGTGTGGTGGCGCCCGAGCGTCTCATCGAGGAGGCTCTTGCCGCGGCGGAAAGGATCGCGTCGCTTTCGCAGCCTTCGGTTATGATGGCCAAGGAGGCGGTCAACCGCGCGTTCGAGACGACGCTGGAGGAAGGTCTGCGGTTCGAGCGCCGCCTGTTTCACAGCCTCTTTGCCACGGATGATCAGAAGGAAGGCATGACCGCCTTCATTGAGAAGCGTAAACCTGCCTTCAAGCACCGTTGAATGCTTTTCGGCGCTTCCGGCTGGAAAGCTTGAAAATCCGCGTTGACGTGGGCCGGCTTTAGGGTTATATGCCCGCCCACGGTTCGGAAAGCCGCTCTGGTTTTCCGCGATTGCTCCCGCATTGCTGGATTTGGTGGCCGCAGGGCCCGCGGTAATGGCGGAGTTTGTTCGAATTCTTGAGAGAGGCATCCATGGCCAATACAACTTCGGCGAAAAAAGCGACCCGCAAGATCGCCCGCCGTACCGACGTCAATAAGGCTCGTCGCTCGCGCGTTCGCACTTTCGTTCGCCAGGTCGAAGAGGCAATCGCATCCGGTGACGCCGACAAGGCGAAGGCGGCTTTCCTGGCCGCCCAGCCGGAGCTTGCCCGCGCCGCCAGCAAGGGCGTGCTCCACTCCAACACGGCATCGCGCAAGGTCTCTCGCCTGGCCGCTCGTGTGAAGGCTCTTTCGGTCACCGCGACCGCGTAATCTTTCATTTACGACCTCCTCGTTATGATTAGCCCGGTAATTTTACCGGGCTTTTTCGATTCCGCTGAATGGCCTCTTCGTGGTTAATTGCACGACTGTTTCGTGTCAACGCCATGACAGGAAAAATCCTGCAAAAACAATATCTTGCGCAAGGATGCTTCCGCACTGCGCGACTCTGCCCCACGCTCGCGGGGGCATGGGCGAGTCAAGAAGATTTTTATTTTTTTTCTTTCTTTGCGTGTCAAAATAGCCCGAAAGGGGAATCTCCTTGATTCAAAAGCGATTCTTTTTTGACGCTGGTGTGACGCCCGAAAAGGGCGGGCTGAGTCAATGGCCGCTTCTTAATTTTGCGTAAAATTCATCGTTGATCTTGCCATTTGATCCTGCCTAAATGGCGTCCAACAGAGGGCGCGGACATCACCTGCAGAGCTCGGTCTTAACTGCCACGTCGGCAGGGCGATAAGTTTGTGCCATCTGTTACGGAGCCCTGCGCTTCCGTTTTTTCAAGCACTTGACCGATTTGGGCCGTAACGTGGCTGTTACGGGCAGGGATGTTTTGTGCCTGCGGCAACCACACGTTTAACGTGCGGCCGCCGGATAGGGGATAGTAATATTGCGTTCGGGCTGGTCGGCCGAAGACGAGGATTGACCGACAGCCTGGCACGGAAAGCCGATGAAGGCGCCGCATGAACGCGGTACCTGCAACGGGCTTCTGTGCCGTGTTTGAGTGAACCGGCAGGCGAGTGGCTTCATGAGGATGCCGCCAGCCCGTCAAAGCGGGGAATGATCGGGCGGCTGTTTTAGCGGAGGCCGGCCGATGGAATTGAAAGGCGGCATTATGCAGATGAATACGATGACGGCGGGCGGGCTCGACAATGGGGATGCGGCACCGCAGACGTTCGGCTCCATTCGCCTTGAGGTGGGAGAAGCAAAGGCGGAAATGAAGCAGAGCATTTTGTTTGAGCGCGTCAGCGCGCGCTTGAAGGCGCAGGTCGGTCCTGACGTCTATGCCAGCTGGTTTGCAAGGCTGAAACTGCATTCGGTATCGAAGAGCGTTGTTCGCCTTTCGGTTCCCACGACCTTCCTGAAGTCGTGGATCAACAATCGTTATCTCGATCTCATCACCGGTCTGTTCCAGGCCGAAGATCCGGAAATCCTGAAGATCGAAATCCTGGTGCGCACGGCAACGCGCAGCGGCATGAAGACCGTCGACGAGGTGGTCCAGCCCGAGCCGGCTGCTCCCGCCCAGACGCGCCGGCCGCCAAGCGCCCAACCGGCCGGTCATGCCGTCCAGCAGGCAGTTTCGGCCGTTGCGGCCGCAAGGCCCGCAAGCCTTGGCACGCCGCTCTTCGGCTCGCCGCTCGATAGCCGCTTCACCTTCGATACCTTCGTGGAAGGCAGCTCGAACCGCGTCGCGCTTGCGGCTGCCAAGACGATCGCGGAAGCCGGCTCCGGCGCAGTACGTTTCAATCCGCTCTTCGTCCATTCGACGGTCGGGCTCGGAAAGACCCATCTCCTGCAGGCGATCGCCAACGCGGCGGTGCAGAACCCGCGGGCACTGCGCGTCGTCTATCTGACGGCCGAATATTTCATGTGGCGCTTCGCCACGGCGATCCGCGACAACGACGCGCTGACGCTGAAGGATTCCTTGCGCAATATCGATCTCCTGATCATTGACGACATGCAGTTCCTGCAAGGCAAGATGATCCAGCATGAATTCTGCCATCTGCTGAATATGCTGCTCGACAGCGCCAAGCAGGTCGTCGTCGCCGCCGACCGCGCGCCATGGGAGCTGGAGTCGCTCGACCCGCGCGTTCGCTCGCGCCTGCAGGGCGGCGTTGCGATCGAACTCGACGCGCCGGATTATGAAATGCGTCTCGAGATCCTCAAGCGTCGTCTCGCTGCGGCCCGGCTCGAAGATCCGTCGCTCGAAATTCCCGCTGAACTGCTCCAGCACGTCGCCCGCAACATCACTGCCAGCGGCCGCGAACTTGAAGGCGCCTTCAATCAGCTGATCTTCCGCCGCTCCTTCGAGCCGAACCTGTCGATCGAGCGCGTCGACGAATTGCTCGCTCATCTCGTCGGCTCCGGTGAGCCGCGCCGCGTGCGCATCGAGGATATTCAGCGCATCGTTGCCAGGCACTACAACGTCTCGCGCCAGGAGCTGGTCTCCAATCGCCGCACCCGTGTCATCGTCAAGCCGCGCCAGATTGCCATGTATCTGTCGAAGACGCTGACGCCGCGCTCTTTCCCGGAGATCGGCCGCCGCTTCGGCGGGCGCGATCACACGACGGTTTTGCATGCAGTGCGTAAGATCGAGGAGCTGATTTCCGGCGATACCAAGCTTTCGCACGAAATCGAGCTTTTGAAGCGGCTGATCAACGAATAGTCGACGGATTTTCCAATGGATTCGACGGCCGGGAGCGATTCCGGCCGTTTTCCTTGACCAGCCTTTATTCTATACCTCCAGCCACCCAACGACGCCGGCCGAAGGCGCGGCGGCTTTGGGATGACGAAGACATAAGACGAAAGAAGCGCCGAAAAGGGCGCGCGGGAGGATTGAATGAGTTTTAGAAAGATCGCCGTCCTCGGCCTCGGCAAGGTTGGACGGCTGGCGGCGACACTTTTGCATGAAGGCGGTTTCGAGGTGATCGGCGTCGATGCGCAACTGCCGCTCAGCGATGTTCCCTTCACGTGCCGCACCGGCGATATTTCCGACCCTCAAGTGATCGGCGAACTGCTCGCAACTGTTGAGGCGGTGCTGTCCTGCCTCCCTTATCACCTGAATATCGAATTGGCCCGCGCCGCCCATCTTGCCGGCATCCATTATTTCGATCTGACCGAAGACGTCCCGACCACCAATTTCATCATCGAACTCTCGAAGACAGCCCGCGGCCTGATGGCGCCGCAATGCGGCCTCGCACCCGGTTTCGTTGGTGTCGTTGGCGCAAGCCTCGCCGACGGCTTCGATCGTTGCCGGTCGATCCGCATGCGCGTCGGCGCCCTGCCGCAGCATCCTACCGGTCTTCTCGGCTATGCCTTCAACTGGTCGCCGGAAGGCGTCGTCAACGAATATCTGAATGACTGCGAGGTGATAGAGGGCGGCGTGCGCAAGCTCGTCTCACCGATGGAGTGGCACGAGACGATCTATGTCGGCGGCGTCAAGCTCGAAGCCTTCACCACCTCGGGAGGTCTCGGCACTATGTGCGACACTATGCTCGGCAAGATCGACAATCTCGATTACAAGACCATGCGGTATCCCGGCCATATGGAGCTGATGAACTTTTTCTTCCATGAGCTGCTGATGCGTGACAAGCGCAAGCTCGCTGGCGAGATCCTCACCAATGC is part of the Rhizobium bangladeshense genome and encodes:
- the mutM gene encoding bifunctional DNA-formamidopyrimidine glycosylase/DNA-(apurinic or apyrimidinic site) lyase, with amino-acid sequence MPELPEVETVRRGLAPAMEGAFIAELELRRRDLRFPFPNALADRVSGRTIVGLGRRAKYLLVDLDDGNTLISHLGMSGSFRIEEGAASAMPGEFHHARSKDEKHDHVVFHLQGPNGARRVIYNDPRRFGFMDMVGRADLAAHPFFRDLGPEPTGNELGAAYLAERFRDKAQPLKSALLDQKNIAGLGNIYVCEALWRAHLSPLRAAGTLVTRGGRPKQQLDLLVVSIRDVIADAIAAGGSSLRDHIQADGSLGYFQHSFSVYDREGEACGTPGCGGTVARIVQAGRSTFYCAACQK
- the dnaA gene encoding chromosomal replication initiator protein DnaA; this translates as MQMNTMTAGGLDNGDAAPQTFGSIRLEVGEAKAEMKQSILFERVSARLKAQVGPDVYASWFARLKLHSVSKSVVRLSVPTTFLKSWINNRYLDLITGLFQAEDPEILKIEILVRTATRSGMKTVDEVVQPEPAAPAQTRRPPSAQPAGHAVQQAVSAVAAARPASLGTPLFGSPLDSRFTFDTFVEGSSNRVALAAAKTIAEAGSGAVRFNPLFVHSTVGLGKTHLLQAIANAAVQNPRALRVVYLTAEYFMWRFATAIRDNDALTLKDSLRNIDLLIIDDMQFLQGKMIQHEFCHLLNMLLDSAKQVVVAADRAPWELESLDPRVRSRLQGGVAIELDAPDYEMRLEILKRRLAAARLEDPSLEIPAELLQHVARNITASGRELEGAFNQLIFRRSFEPNLSIERVDELLAHLVGSGEPRRVRIEDIQRIVARHYNVSRQELVSNRRTRVIVKPRQIAMYLSKTLTPRSFPEIGRRFGGRDHTTVLHAVRKIEELISGDTKLSHEIELLKRLINE
- a CDS encoding enoyl-CoA hydratase, yielding MAYETLIVETLGNVGLVTLNRPQALNALNSTVLRELKQAYAAFHEDESIGAIVLTGSERAFAAGADIKEMQSLQFADIYKSDFISGWDDVAKARKPVIAAVSGFALGGGCELAMMCDFIIASETAKFGQPEITLGVIPGMGGSQRLTRAVGKAKAMDLILTGRMMDATEAERSGLVSRVVAPERLIEEALAAAERIASLSQPSVMMAKEAVNRAFETTLEEGLRFERRLFHSLFATDDQKEGMTAFIEKRKPAFKHR
- the ubiE gene encoding bifunctional demethylmenaquinone methyltransferase/2-methoxy-6-polyprenyl-1,4-benzoquinol methylase UbiE, which encodes MSESRTSADGGMETSYGFREVADGEKQGLVNQVFHKVAKRYDIMNDVMSAGMHRVWKDAMISALNPRKEPGYKVLDVAGGTGDIAFRIVEASGRQAHATVLDINGSMLGVGAERAEKRKLSGNLTFIEANAEELPFGAASFDAYTIAFGIRNVPRIDKALSEAYRVLKRGGRLLVLEFSEVDMPLLDKVYDAWSFNAIPQFGKAITGDAEPYQYLVESIRKFPNQENFAAMIRQAGFSRVTYTNYTGGIAALHSGWKL
- the rpsT gene encoding 30S ribosomal protein S20; translation: MANTTSAKKATRKIARRTDVNKARRSRVRTFVRQVEEAIASGDADKAKAAFLAAQPELARAASKGVLHSNTASRKVSRLAARVKALSVTATA
- a CDS encoding saccharopine dehydrogenase family protein, which translates into the protein MSFRKIAVLGLGKVGRLAATLLHEGGFEVIGVDAQLPLSDVPFTCRTGDISDPQVIGELLATVEAVLSCLPYHLNIELARAAHLAGIHYFDLTEDVPTTNFIIELSKTARGLMAPQCGLAPGFVGVVGASLADGFDRCRSIRMRVGALPQHPTGLLGYAFNWSPEGVVNEYLNDCEVIEGGVRKLVSPMEWHETIYVGGVKLEAFTTSGGLGTMCDTMLGKIDNLDYKTMRYPGHMELMNFFFHELLMRDKRKLAGEILTNAKPPVEDDVVYVHVAAEGTENGSLRRKEFVRAYYPIEIAGARRTAIAWTTSASVVAVIEMVRDGLLPATGFLHQEHIPLDMFLKTPTGSLFKSGATSHR